A segment of the Candidatus Acidiferrales bacterium genome:
CCAGTATTTGCCGTCAACCTGCTCGCGGTAGGTCTCAAACATGGGGAACAAGTTTTCGCGGCCCTCTTTTCCCTGGTTCAGGTCGGGCACAGCCTTCCCGTAGGTTTTGACGATTTGAAAATCCTGGTCATCCACCCAGATGAGCCCCTGGAAAAGGCGGTGCCGCGGGTCAATTTTCTTGGGGGTGACCCGAAAGAGGTACGCGGTCAGCTCGTCCAGCGGTTGCCTGCCCAGATAATCGAGCGTGTAGAGCGGCAGTTCCTCGGTGGTCATCACGAACGGCTGGATGTTCTGGATATCGGAAAGATCCTCCGGCGAGATCGAGATGCGTTTGAGCGTAGGAACAGGCTCGTAGAACACGCGCTCGAAGCGCTTCCCCTCGGGCGTGAAGACGACGTCGCTGGTCATCTCGTAAGTGCCAGCCGGCCGGCTGTCGAAGTCAAGCTCCTGTACCTTGACGGATTGGCGATAGGTGTAATTGTCGCGGGCCGCCCGGAACTCCGTTTCCCTGGCAGCAAAACGCTGGATGATCTCCGGGACGGGGATGGGTGTCGGCGAAGTATCGGTGGGAGCAACCTGCTCGACAGGCTTGCCTCGCGGCACCGAAGGCGGCACCGGCAGCGGCCCCGGCTGCTGCCCTGCCATCGGCGGGGGAGCCGCGAAAAGAACCCAAAGAAATCCCACTACGGCCAGTTTCATGTGAAGTACCCGGTCTCGGCCCGGCAGGAAGATCCCGCTCCAGCGGGATGCTCCTTCTGCCCCATTCTGACAGACTGTTAGAACCCGGAAAAGGGTGTCGCGTTGTCTCGGATTCAATTTGGTTCTGCCCCAGCCAATCCCAGGGAATAGTAGATGCGATACCGACCGGGCGGCCCGCCGGGCGTGAGCGGTGGAAAGCGCAGGCGGATCATGGCTGAGAAATTCTTGATCTCGATCGCTGCTCGAGCTTCGTCCTCCCAACCCACTTCCAAACCGGCATCCCCCTCAGCGCGGTGAACGCGAAGGGCGCGAACGGGAGCGGGCAGGCGGAAGGTTTCACCGCTCGGAAAGACCTGGCAGGTTTCCCGGCTGGCTTCTTGCCAGCAAAAACGAAGCGGCTCGCGACCGCCGGCGGCGACGGAAATCCCGGAAATAAAGGATTGCTCGACCCCCGCCCCGTTTCTCCCGAACCTTCGGGACGGAACGGGGCCCGCCCGCCCCGCCGTCGGCGGGGCAAGCTCGCTCTTCTCAAGCAAGATTTCGTATTCGATGGCGACGCGATGGGGTGTCTCGGGATTGAGGCGGAGGGTCTTGGCGACCCTCGCCCCGGCGGGCAAGACTTCCGGGGCAACGTAACTCAAGCGAAGCGCGGCTGTCCCGCCGGGTGAACCACCCGCTTCCAGGATTTCAGCGTGATAAGCGCGATTGTGGAGGCCGCCGATGCCTCGGGCCCGCTCCGGGCGAATCCCCGGCGGCTGCTCATAGAACGAAAAGAAATCGCGCAGCCCGCCGACACTGCTTACCCAGTTTGTGCCTGCCGATTTATCCATGAGCGCCATGACTCGGCCGCCCGCCGCCGGCGAGAGAATCAAGCGGAGCCGTTCGCTTTCCAGAAAATATTCCGTCTCCGCCGCAGTTCGCCCCGGTCGCACTGCAAGCTTGCCCTGAAGTGAAGGCTCGCCGTGAACGGCGGGGTCGCCCGCGAGCGACAAAGCCATCGCCGCTGTTTTGCCCCGGCCGACACGAATCCAGCGAAGAGCTTCCCGGGTCTTCTCTTTGCCAATGCGAAGGGAAACCTGGCCCTGGCCGAAGAGGTCTTCGGTCGGCTTGAGCTCGAGCCGAAGGTTTCCGGGGACATCGGGATTGAGGGTGGTGCGGTTGCCGGCCTTTTCGCCGCCTTCGTAGGTCACGCTCGCCGCCACCGGCATTTCACCATAAGCGGTGAGAGAAAACGACAGCTCATTCTCCGGCGGTTGCGACCGGTCGAGGATCCATGGACGGGGAACCAGGCTGCGATCGGCATCAAGAGGAATCCGCAACGCGTTGAGCAGGTCATACTCGGGCGGCGGGTACTGCCTTTCTCCCGTCAACGCTTCCTTCAGGGAGTAGGGCAGCGTCACCGCGACGTAACGCAGGAAATAGGGCGCAGGGCCGCGCAGCAGGGCGAAGCGAGCGGTGCGTTTCTTGCCGTCCCATTCAAACTTGACGTCGTAGTCGTCCACCTCGACCCTTCTGGGTTTTTGCGGCAACTCCAACTCAACGGCGCCGCGCTCCGGCACGTAGAAGGCAAGGCTCAAGGTCTTGGAGCGGCGCCAGATCCCGCACAGCTCGAGCGTGCTCGAGCGGATGCGCTCGGGGCAATCGCCGGAAGCGCACAACGGCACGCGCAGCGGCAAAAGCAGCGAATCGCGCGCGGGCACGCGAACCTCTCGGAGCTCGAGCCACGCCCCGGCAGGATCGCTGCCCGGGTCCCGAACGGAGAACGACTCGGTCTGTGTTTCCTCCTCCATGTTCGTCACACTCAGGAAGCCGAACGCCGCCGGTGGCTCGGCCGCCGGCATGCGCGAATCGGAGGTGCCGGCCGTCCCGAAGCTTCGGGAGGGCGGATTGCTGACCAATTGGGTGGCGATGAGGCTGCTTGCGCCCGCTCCGATGATGTGCCGCTCGATGCCCGCTTCGTCCAGGAACTTCCGCAACCCGGAGTGAGTTTGCGACCAGCCGGCCTGCCGGCGGATTTCCGCGTCACTCCACGAAGGGTCCACCCAGGAAAGAATCTCTGCCGGAAGGGAATGAATCCTGGCAGCCGGTGAAACGGGATGCTTGCTGACCGCGGCCCGGAACACAGGCCAGGGTGGTTGGCCGGGAAGAAAAGCAAGCTGCCCGCCGCCAGCCGCGTAGTTGGCGAGCGCCTTCTGCGTCTTTTCCGACACGCGGTTTCGAGGGATGAGTTCCGCATCGGTGCCCGGCGGCAACAAGACCAAGAGCAAGGGGTAGCGCTCGAGTTGGCTGGCCGGCTGATTTTCCGCGTCCACCAGCTCGCCGGTATAGCCCATCGCTTCCAGGAGACGCAGGGCGCGTTGGAGGTTGGCGGCAATTTCCCGGATCTCTTTTGGACTCAAAGAAGCTTGCGGCAGGCTTGCCGTCAGATCCACCACCCCGAGATTGGCCTGGAGATGGGTGGCAGCCAGTTTTTCGCCCAGCGCGTGGATGAGACGAC
Coding sequences within it:
- a CDS encoding beta-galactosidase, with the translated sequence MIRIFRLLFCSALFLLAGLCVSPARALAEALVPEKGLRVIERNRYPELSLDGRPFFPHSAIFFYYRTPRSRWAATLDAYRRFGINTIDLYIPWNWHQPQPDVLDLDGQTHSGRDLRGLMALLREKHLSAIVRIGPVILNEWRNGGYPDWLLERPEFAMPAIDRLEGRYPPLSSLGARDAEAAAAGWLGLSAHLEATQAWYRALMAELAPHLASRGGPILLFQLDDDQGNGHVNYAGPKFWEYLERLADMASRSAGAGGEAPFVINPIDMRVPAAGCSASLPRPIASLGQWYLRGRRRVNASDRTEMEYFVEELKTQPCFVAMLSEFQAGWYAPGDDSRPPPIESASTLLASRLLLSRGLRGLTYFPLQDTVTPAGYEVPWANRFYRWDAAFDLNGERRERAGALLRNGRLIHALGEKLAATHLQANLGVVDLTASLPQASLSPKEIREIAANLQRALRLLEAMGYTGELVDAENQPASQLERYPLLLVLLPPGTDAELIPRNRVSEKTQKALANYAAGGGQLAFLPGQPPWPVFRAAVSKHPVSPAARIHSLPAEILSWVDPSWSDAEIRRQAGWSQTHSGLRKFLDEAGIERHIIGAGASSLIATQLVSNPPSRSFGTAGTSDSRMPAAEPPAAFGFLSVTNMEEETQTESFSVRDPGSDPAGAWLELREVRVPARDSLLLPLRVPLCASGDCPERIRSSTLELCGIWRRSKTLSLAFYVPERGAVELELPQKPRRVEVDDYDVKFEWDGKKRTARFALLRGPAPYFLRYVAVTLPYSLKEALTGERQYPPPEYDLLNALRIPLDADRSLVPRPWILDRSQPPENELSFSLTAYGEMPVAASVTYEGGEKAGNRTTLNPDVPGNLRLELKPTEDLFGQGQVSLRIGKEKTREALRWIRVGRGKTAAMALSLAGDPAVHGEPSLQGKLAVRPGRTAAETEYFLESERLRLILSPAAGGRVMALMDKSAGTNWVSSVGGLRDFFSFYEQPPGIRPERARGIGGLHNRAYHAEILEAGGSPGGTAALRLSYVAPEVLPAGARVAKTLRLNPETPHRVAIEYEILLEKSELAPPTAGRAGPVPSRRFGRNGAGVEQSFISGISVAAGGREPLRFCWQEASRETCQVFPSGETFRLPAPVRALRVHRAEGDAGLEVGWEDEARAAIEIKNFSAMIRLRFPPLTPGGPPGRYRIYYSLGLAGAEPN